The following coding sequences lie in one Arachis stenosperma cultivar V10309 chromosome 5, arast.V10309.gnm1.PFL2, whole genome shotgun sequence genomic window:
- the LOC130982935 gene encoding receptor-like protein EIX2 isoform X1: protein MSLGNSRHWLQMIRKHIPNLTELSLSDCSLSDNDVQLLFHIHSNYSSTTSLTILDLSDNMLTSFTFQLLSNFSSNLRELSLSSNNIVLSQSHYPNFPSLVSLDLSYNNLTSSVFQGNFNFGSNLEMLDLSNCSLTDTSFLVSSTSIVNSSSSLVRLDLYFNLLTSSNIFHWIFNFTLNLHTLSLGDNLLEGPVPLGFDKAMNSLKYLDLSHNNLQGEIPHFFGNICTLQTLYLSYNNLSGDFSRFIQNSSWCNRHIFQELDLSYNQITGVIPKSIRVLSELEYLYLEGNSLKGEITESHLKGFSKLKDLILSHSSISIKFFPGWIPPFQLIYLSLASCKLGPNFPSWLHTQNYLQYLDISNAGIHGSVPEWFWYKIQFLEFYFNMSHNHFTGAIPNLSLRLPNGGSTDLSSNKFEGVIPSFLLHSSSLILSENKFSNVSSLLCQENNIGIKLGTLDLSNNQLKGSLPDCWKSLSSLLFLDLSNNNLTGKIPPSLGSLVKLEALVLRSNGFIGKLPSSLKNCTSLLLLDVSENLLSGPIPSWIGESLQQLIVLSMSGNSFSGNLSKHLCYLKKIQLLDLSRNNLSNKIPTCLKNFTAMSQKSVNSTENARLIYWHNSTYYETYGLFISRYIFNITIMWKGVKCGFKNPELLLNSIDLSSNHFTGEIPNEIVYLVGLVSLNLSRNNLSGEIPSQIGNITSLESLDLSRNHISGTIPSSLSQIDNLGVLELSNNSLYGRIPPGRHMDTFDASCFEGNPNLCGTQLNKTCPEDMPEVKPEEPTTHDDADDNSGFYEALHMSLGFGFFTGFWGLLGPLLFWRSWRIAYLRFLNKVADYIYVTVAVYVAKFYK, encoded by the coding sequence ATGAGTCTTGGCAACTCTCGCCACTGGCTTCAAATGATTCGTAAGCATATTCCAAACTTAACAGAGTTGAGCCTGTCGGATTGTAGTCTTTCTGACAATGATGTTCAACTTTTGTTTCATATTCATTCCAACTACTCTTCCACAACTTCCCTTACCATCCTTGATTTATCTGATAATATGTTGACATCATTCACATTTCAATTGTTGTCCAACTTCAGCTCTAACCTTCGGGAGCTTTCTCTTTCATCTAACAATATTGTTTTGTCACAATCTCATTACCCAAACTTTCCTTCTCTTGTGAGCCTTGACCTTTCTTATAATAATCTCACTTCATCAGTGTTTCAAGGAAATTTCAACTTCGGCTCCAACCTTGAAATGCTTGATTTGTCAAATTGCAGTCTTACGGATACAAGTTTTCTCGTGTCATCTACTTCCATTGTgaattcttcatcttctcttgtTCGCCTTGATCTCTACTTTAACCTGTTGACATCATCAAACATATTCCACTGGATTTTCAACTTCACACTCAATCTTCACACCCTTTCTCTTGGTGACAACTTGTTAGAAGGTCCTGTTCCACTAGGTTTTGACAAAGCAATGAACTCTCTTAAATATCTCGATCTCTCTCATAACAATCTGCAAGGAGAAATTCCACATTTCTTTGGAAATATTTGCACGTTGCAGACACTATACTTGTCATATAACAACTTGAGTGGGGACTTTTCAAGATTCATTCAAAATTCATCATGGTGCAACAGACACATATTTCAGGAGCTAGATTTGTCTTACAATCAAATCACTGGCGTGATACCTAAAAGCATCAGAGTGTTATCTGAGTTGGAATATCTGTACCTAGAAGGGAATTCTTTGAAGGGTGAAATCACTGAATCACATCTCAAAGGCTTTTCCAAATTAAAAGACTTGATCTTGTCTCACAGCTCAATATCCATAAAGTTTTTCCCTGGCTGGATTCCTCCTTTTCAGTTAATATATTTGAGTCTAGCATCTTGCAAGTTGGGTCCTAACTTTCCAAGTTGGCTACACACTCAAAATTACTTACAATATCTGGATATTTCTAATGCGGGGATTCATGGCTCTGTGCCGGAGTGGTTTTGGTATAAGATTCAATTTCTTGAGTTTTATTTCAATATGTCTCACAATCATTTTACAGGTGCTATTCCAAATTTATCACTAAGGCTCCCAAATGGAGGATCTACAGATTTGAGTTCAAATAAATTCGAGGGTGTAATTCCATCCTTTTTGCTACATTCTTCATCGTTGATTCTCTCTGAAAACAAATTTTCAAATGTATCATCACTGTTGTGTCAAGAGAACAACATTGGTATCAAATTGGGCACTCTAGATTTATCAAACAATCAATTGAAGGGTTCATTGCCTGATTGTTGGAAATCTTTAAGCTCGCTATTGTTTCTTGATCTAAGTAATAATAACTTGACAGGGAAGATTCCACCATCCTTGGGCTCCCTTGTCAAATTGGAAGCTTTGGTCTTACGAAGCAATGGATTCATTGGCAAACTACCTTCTAGTTTGAAGAACTGCACCAGTTTACTTTTGTTGGATGTCAGTGAAAATTTGCTGTCAGGTCCAATACCCTCTTGGATCGGTGAGAGTCTACAGCAATTGATAGTTTTGAGCATGTCAGGAAATAGTTTCTCTGGAAATCTTTCTAAGCATCTCTGTTACCTAAAGAAAATTCAACTGTTGGATCTTTCAAGAAATAACTTatcaaataaaattccaacatGTTTAAAGAATTTCACTGCAATGTCCCAAAAGAGCGTCAACTCAACTGAAAACGCACGTCTTATATATTGGCACAACAGTACTTATTATGAGACTTATGGTTTATTTATTTCTAGATATATATTTAACATAACAATAATGTGGAAAGGTGTTAAATGTGGATTTAAGAATCCAGAGTTGCTTCTTAATAGCATTGACCTCTCGAGCAATCATTTTACTGGTGAAATCCCAAATGAGATTGTGTACTTGGTTGGATTAGTTTCTTTGAATCTTTCAAGAAACAATTTGAGTGGAGAAATTCCTTCTCAAATAGGGAACATAACTTCACTAGAATCCCTAGACTTATCAAGAAACCATATATCTGGCACAATCCCCTCAAGTCTTTCTCAGATTGATAATCTAGGCGTGTTAGAGTTGTCAAACAACTCTCTTTATGGAAGAATCCCACCTGGAAGACACATGGATACCTTTGATGCATCTTGCTTTGAAGGAAATCCTAATCTTTGTGGTACACAACTTAACAAAACTTGTCCTGAAGACATGCCAGAAGTAAAGCCTGAAGAACCAACAACACATGATGATGCAGATGATAATTCAGGCTTTTATGAAGCATTACACATGAGCTTAGGCTTTGGATTTTTCACTGGCTTCTGGGGTCTTTTAGGGCCATTGTTGTTTTGGAGGTCTTGGAGAATTGCTTATCTCAGATTCTTGAACAAAGTGGCAGACTACATATATGTGACAGTGGCAGTATATGTTGCAAAATTTTACAAGTGA
- the LOC130982935 gene encoding receptor-like protein EIX2 isoform X2, with protein MSLGNSRHWLQMIRKHIPNLTELSLSDCSLSDNDVQLLFHIHSNYSSTTSLTILDLSDNMLTSFTFQLLSNFSSNLRELSLSSNNIVLSQSHYPNFPSLVSLDLSYNNLTSSVFQGNFNFGSNLEMLDLSNCSLTDTSFLVSSTSIVNSSSSLVRLDLYFNLLTSSNIFHWIFNFTLNLHTLSLGDNLLEGPVPLGFDKAMNSLKYLDLSHNNLQGEIPHFFGNICTLQTLYLSYNNLSGDFSRFIQNSSWCNRHIFQELDLSYNQITGVIPKSIRVLSELEYLYLEGNSLKGEITESHLKGFSKLKDLILSHSSISIKFFPGWIPPFQLIYLSLASCKLGPNFPSWLHTQNYLQYLDISNAGIHGSVPEWFWYKIQFLEFYFNMSHNHFTGAIPNLSLRLPNGGSTDLSSNKFEGVIPSFLLHSSSLILSENKFSNVSSLLCQENNIGKIPPSLGSLVKLEALVLRSNGFIGKLPSSLKNCTSLLLLDVSENLLSGPIPSWIGESLQQLIVLSMSGNSFSGNLSKHLCYLKKIQLLDLSRNNLSNKIPTCLKNFTAMSQKSVNSTENARLIYWHNSTYYETYGLFISRYIFNITIMWKGVKCGFKNPELLLNSIDLSSNHFTGEIPNEIVYLVGLVSLNLSRNNLSGEIPSQIGNITSLESLDLSRNHISGTIPSSLSQIDNLGVLELSNNSLYGRIPPGRHMDTFDASCFEGNPNLCGTQLNKTCPEDMPEVKPEEPTTHDDADDNSGFYEALHMSLGFGFFTGFWGLLGPLLFWRSWRIAYLRFLNKVADYIYVTVAVYVAKFYK; from the exons ATGAGTCTTGGCAACTCTCGCCACTGGCTTCAAATGATTCGTAAGCATATTCCAAACTTAACAGAGTTGAGCCTGTCGGATTGTAGTCTTTCTGACAATGATGTTCAACTTTTGTTTCATATTCATTCCAACTACTCTTCCACAACTTCCCTTACCATCCTTGATTTATCTGATAATATGTTGACATCATTCACATTTCAATTGTTGTCCAACTTCAGCTCTAACCTTCGGGAGCTTTCTCTTTCATCTAACAATATTGTTTTGTCACAATCTCATTACCCAAACTTTCCTTCTCTTGTGAGCCTTGACCTTTCTTATAATAATCTCACTTCATCAGTGTTTCAAGGAAATTTCAACTTCGGCTCCAACCTTGAAATGCTTGATTTGTCAAATTGCAGTCTTACGGATACAAGTTTTCTCGTGTCATCTACTTCCATTGTgaattcttcatcttctcttgtTCGCCTTGATCTCTACTTTAACCTGTTGACATCATCAAACATATTCCACTGGATTTTCAACTTCACACTCAATCTTCACACCCTTTCTCTTGGTGACAACTTGTTAGAAGGTCCTGTTCCACTAGGTTTTGACAAAGCAATGAACTCTCTTAAATATCTCGATCTCTCTCATAACAATCTGCAAGGAGAAATTCCACATTTCTTTGGAAATATTTGCACGTTGCAGACACTATACTTGTCATATAACAACTTGAGTGGGGACTTTTCAAGATTCATTCAAAATTCATCATGGTGCAACAGACACATATTTCAGGAGCTAGATTTGTCTTACAATCAAATCACTGGCGTGATACCTAAAAGCATCAGAGTGTTATCTGAGTTGGAATATCTGTACCTAGAAGGGAATTCTTTGAAGGGTGAAATCACTGAATCACATCTCAAAGGCTTTTCCAAATTAAAAGACTTGATCTTGTCTCACAGCTCAATATCCATAAAGTTTTTCCCTGGCTGGATTCCTCCTTTTCAGTTAATATATTTGAGTCTAGCATCTTGCAAGTTGGGTCCTAACTTTCCAAGTTGGCTACACACTCAAAATTACTTACAATATCTGGATATTTCTAATGCGGGGATTCATGGCTCTGTGCCGGAGTGGTTTTGGTATAAGATTCAATTTCTTGAGTTTTATTTCAATATGTCTCACAATCATTTTACAGGTGCTATTCCAAATTTATCACTAAGGCTCCCAAATGGAGGATCTACAGATTTGAGTTCAAATAAATTCGAGGGTGTAATTCCATCCTTTTTGCTACATTCTTCATCGTTGATTCTCTCTGAAAACAAATTTTCAAATGTATCATCACTGTTGTGTCAAGAGAACAACATTG GGAAGATTCCACCATCCTTGGGCTCCCTTGTCAAATTGGAAGCTTTGGTCTTACGAAGCAATGGATTCATTGGCAAACTACCTTCTAGTTTGAAGAACTGCACCAGTTTACTTTTGTTGGATGTCAGTGAAAATTTGCTGTCAGGTCCAATACCCTCTTGGATCGGTGAGAGTCTACAGCAATTGATAGTTTTGAGCATGTCAGGAAATAGTTTCTCTGGAAATCTTTCTAAGCATCTCTGTTACCTAAAGAAAATTCAACTGTTGGATCTTTCAAGAAATAACTTatcaaataaaattccaacatGTTTAAAGAATTTCACTGCAATGTCCCAAAAGAGCGTCAACTCAACTGAAAACGCACGTCTTATATATTGGCACAACAGTACTTATTATGAGACTTATGGTTTATTTATTTCTAGATATATATTTAACATAACAATAATGTGGAAAGGTGTTAAATGTGGATTTAAGAATCCAGAGTTGCTTCTTAATAGCATTGACCTCTCGAGCAATCATTTTACTGGTGAAATCCCAAATGAGATTGTGTACTTGGTTGGATTAGTTTCTTTGAATCTTTCAAGAAACAATTTGAGTGGAGAAATTCCTTCTCAAATAGGGAACATAACTTCACTAGAATCCCTAGACTTATCAAGAAACCATATATCTGGCACAATCCCCTCAAGTCTTTCTCAGATTGATAATCTAGGCGTGTTAGAGTTGTCAAACAACTCTCTTTATGGAAGAATCCCACCTGGAAGACACATGGATACCTTTGATGCATCTTGCTTTGAAGGAAATCCTAATCTTTGTGGTACACAACTTAACAAAACTTGTCCTGAAGACATGCCAGAAGTAAAGCCTGAAGAACCAACAACACATGATGATGCAGATGATAATTCAGGCTTTTATGAAGCATTACACATGAGCTTAGGCTTTGGATTTTTCACTGGCTTCTGGGGTCTTTTAGGGCCATTGTTGTTTTGGAGGTCTTGGAGAATTGCTTATCTCAGATTCTTGAACAAAGTGGCAGACTACATATATGTGACAGTGGCAGTATATGTTGCAAAATTTTACAAGTGA
- the LOC130982935 gene encoding receptor-like protein EIX2 isoform X3, producing the protein MSLGNSRHWLQMIRKHIPNLTELSLSDCSLSDNDVQLLFHIHSNYSSTTSLTILDLSDNMLTSFTFQLLSNFSSNLRELSLSSNNIVLSQSHYPNFPSLVSLDLSYNNLTSSVFQGNFNFGSNLEMLDLSNCSLTDTSFLVSSTSIVNSSSSLVRLDLYFNLLTSSNIFHWIFNFTLNLHTLSLGDNLLEGPVPLGFDKAMNSLKYLDLSHNNLQGEIPHFFGNICTLQTLYLSYNNLSGDFSRFIQNSSWCNRHIFQELDLSYNQITGVIPKSIRVLSELEYLYLEGNSLKGEITESHLKGFSKLKDLILSHSSISIKFFPGWIPPFQLIYLSLASCKLGPNFPSWLHTQNYLQYLDISNAGIHGSVPEWFWYKIQFLEFYFNMSHNHFTGAIPNLSLRLPNGGSTDLSSNKFEGVIPSFLLHSSSLILSENKFSNVSSLLCQENNIGKIPPSLGSLVKLEALVLRSNGFIGKLPSSLKNCTSLLLLDVSENLLSGPIPSWIDMPEVKPEEPTTHDDADDNSGFYEALHMSLGFGFFTGFWGLLGPLLFWRSWRIAYLRFLNKVADYIYVTVAVYVAKFYK; encoded by the exons ATGAGTCTTGGCAACTCTCGCCACTGGCTTCAAATGATTCGTAAGCATATTCCAAACTTAACAGAGTTGAGCCTGTCGGATTGTAGTCTTTCTGACAATGATGTTCAACTTTTGTTTCATATTCATTCCAACTACTCTTCCACAACTTCCCTTACCATCCTTGATTTATCTGATAATATGTTGACATCATTCACATTTCAATTGTTGTCCAACTTCAGCTCTAACCTTCGGGAGCTTTCTCTTTCATCTAACAATATTGTTTTGTCACAATCTCATTACCCAAACTTTCCTTCTCTTGTGAGCCTTGACCTTTCTTATAATAATCTCACTTCATCAGTGTTTCAAGGAAATTTCAACTTCGGCTCCAACCTTGAAATGCTTGATTTGTCAAATTGCAGTCTTACGGATACAAGTTTTCTCGTGTCATCTACTTCCATTGTgaattcttcatcttctcttgtTCGCCTTGATCTCTACTTTAACCTGTTGACATCATCAAACATATTCCACTGGATTTTCAACTTCACACTCAATCTTCACACCCTTTCTCTTGGTGACAACTTGTTAGAAGGTCCTGTTCCACTAGGTTTTGACAAAGCAATGAACTCTCTTAAATATCTCGATCTCTCTCATAACAATCTGCAAGGAGAAATTCCACATTTCTTTGGAAATATTTGCACGTTGCAGACACTATACTTGTCATATAACAACTTGAGTGGGGACTTTTCAAGATTCATTCAAAATTCATCATGGTGCAACAGACACATATTTCAGGAGCTAGATTTGTCTTACAATCAAATCACTGGCGTGATACCTAAAAGCATCAGAGTGTTATCTGAGTTGGAATATCTGTACCTAGAAGGGAATTCTTTGAAGGGTGAAATCACTGAATCACATCTCAAAGGCTTTTCCAAATTAAAAGACTTGATCTTGTCTCACAGCTCAATATCCATAAAGTTTTTCCCTGGCTGGATTCCTCCTTTTCAGTTAATATATTTGAGTCTAGCATCTTGCAAGTTGGGTCCTAACTTTCCAAGTTGGCTACACACTCAAAATTACTTACAATATCTGGATATTTCTAATGCGGGGATTCATGGCTCTGTGCCGGAGTGGTTTTGGTATAAGATTCAATTTCTTGAGTTTTATTTCAATATGTCTCACAATCATTTTACAGGTGCTATTCCAAATTTATCACTAAGGCTCCCAAATGGAGGATCTACAGATTTGAGTTCAAATAAATTCGAGGGTGTAATTCCATCCTTTTTGCTACATTCTTCATCGTTGATTCTCTCTGAAAACAAATTTTCAAATGTATCATCACTGTTGTGTCAAGAGAACAACATTG GGAAGATTCCACCATCCTTGGGCTCCCTTGTCAAATTGGAAGCTTTGGTCTTACGAAGCAATGGATTCATTGGCAAACTACCTTCTAGTTTGAAGAACTGCACCAGTTTACTTTTGTTGGATGTCAGTGAAAATTTGCTGTCAGGTCCAATACCCTCTTGGATCG ACATGCCAGAAGTAAAGCCTGAAGAACCAACAACACATGATGATGCAGATGATAATTCAGGCTTTTATGAAGCATTACACATGAGCTTAGGCTTTGGATTTTTCACTGGCTTCTGGGGTCTTTTAGGGCCATTGTTGTTTTGGAGGTCTTGGAGAATTGCTTATCTCAGATTCTTGAACAAAGTGGCAGACTACATATATGTGACAGTGGCAGTATATGTTGCAAAATTTTACAAGTGA